In Corallincola holothuriorum, a single window of DNA contains:
- a CDS encoding sodium:solute symporter family protein: MDIQVLTFILVGLSFALYIGIAIWARAGSTKEFYVAGGGVNPLANGMATAADWMSAASFISMAGLISFMGYDGAVYLLGWTGGYVLLALCLAPYLRKFGKFTVPDFIGDRYYSQTARTVAVICAIFISFTYVAGQMRGVGVVFSRFLEVDITLGVIIGMSIVFFYAVLGGMKGITYTQVAQYCVLIFAYLVPAVFISIMMTDTVLPQIGLGAELASEPGVYLMDKLDGLSTELGFAAYTEGTKSTIDVFFITAALMVGTAGLPHVIVRFFTVPRVKDARISAGWALIFIALLYTTAPAIAAFARVNMITTINGPEAQGTNYSEAPSWIKNWEETGLISWDDKNSDGKMFYAGDERNEMKIDRDIMVLANPEIAQLPNWVVALVAAGGVAAALSTAAGLLLVISTSISHDLLKRNLMPDITDKQELLAARVAAAAAICVAGYFGVNPPGFVAQVVAFAFGLAASSFFPAIVMGIFVKSMNKEGAISGMLAGITFTTAYIVYFKFINPAANVPENWLFSISPEGIGTLGMLLNFAVAIAVSRITKSTPQEVQDMVESIRFPKGAGEATAH, translated from the coding sequence ATGGATATTCAAGTACTGACTTTTATTCTGGTTGGATTGTCATTTGCCCTCTATATCGGCATTGCTATATGGGCCAGAGCCGGCTCAACCAAAGAGTTCTACGTGGCTGGCGGCGGTGTAAATCCGCTAGCAAATGGTATGGCCACCGCGGCAGACTGGATGAGCGCGGCGTCGTTTATCTCTATGGCGGGGTTAATCTCGTTTATGGGGTATGACGGTGCGGTTTACCTATTGGGTTGGACCGGTGGTTACGTGCTATTAGCCCTCTGCTTAGCACCTTACCTACGTAAGTTCGGCAAATTCACTGTGCCGGACTTTATTGGTGACAGATATTACTCCCAAACCGCTCGCACCGTGGCTGTTATCTGCGCCATTTTCATCTCCTTCACTTACGTCGCCGGGCAGATGCGTGGCGTCGGTGTGGTATTCAGCCGCTTTCTTGAAGTGGATATCACGCTTGGGGTGATCATCGGCATGAGTATCGTGTTCTTCTACGCCGTACTCGGTGGTATGAAAGGGATCACCTACACCCAAGTAGCGCAATACTGTGTACTGATTTTTGCTTACCTGGTCCCCGCGGTATTTATCTCCATCATGATGACCGACACCGTTCTTCCGCAGATAGGTCTGGGAGCAGAATTAGCGTCTGAGCCTGGGGTCTACTTGATGGACAAACTCGATGGCTTGTCCACCGAACTTGGGTTCGCCGCGTATACGGAGGGGACGAAAAGTACCATCGACGTGTTCTTTATTACCGCGGCGTTGATGGTGGGTACCGCTGGACTACCCCATGTGATCGTGCGCTTCTTTACGGTGCCTAGAGTAAAAGATGCCCGCATCAGTGCCGGCTGGGCGTTGATCTTTATCGCCTTGTTGTACACCACGGCCCCCGCCATTGCCGCCTTTGCTCGGGTAAACATGATCACCACGATCAATGGTCCTGAAGCCCAAGGTACCAACTACAGTGAAGCCCCCTCCTGGATTAAGAACTGGGAAGAGACCGGACTGATCAGTTGGGATGATAAAAATAGTGACGGCAAAATGTTTTACGCTGGTGATGAGCGCAACGAGATGAAAATCGACCGCGACATCATGGTACTGGCTAATCCAGAGATCGCTCAGTTGCCGAACTGGGTTGTAGCGCTGGTTGCTGCCGGTGGTGTAGCAGCCGCCCTATCAACGGCGGCGGGATTACTGCTGGTTATCTCAACGTCGATATCCCACGATCTGCTGAAACGAAACCTGATGCCAGACATTACCGATAAACAAGAGCTGCTCGCCGCCCGAGTGGCAGCCGCCGCGGCTATCTGTGTCGCCGGTTACTTTGGAGTCAATCCGCCGGGATTTGTCGCACAGGTGGTCGCCTTCGCGTTCGGCTTGGCCGCCAGTAGCTTCTTCCCGGCCATCGTTATGGGGATCTTTGTTAAGTCAATGAACAAAGAGGGCGCCATCAGCGGCATGCTGGCAGGGATCACCTTTACTACTGCCTATATCGTCTACTTTAAGTTTATTAACCCAGCCGCTAACGTGCCGGAAAACTGGTTATTCAGTATTTCACCTGAAGGCATTGGTACCCTGGGTATGTTACTGAACTTTGCTGTAGCGATTGCGGTCAGCCGTATCACTAAATCTACACCGCAAGAGGTGCAGGATATGGTGGAGAGCATCCGCTTCCCGAAAGGTGCAGGTGAAGCCACCGCGCACTAA
- a CDS encoding DUF4212 domain-containing protein, whose protein sequence is MAFESDEAKTAYWKANLKLMLGLLGVWFVVSYGFGILLVDQLNAFRIGGVKLGFWFAQQGAIYVFVALIFVYVWQMNKLDEKFGVHEE, encoded by the coding sequence ATGGCATTTGAATCGGACGAGGCCAAAACGGCCTATTGGAAAGCCAACCTGAAACTGATGCTGGGGTTACTCGGCGTCTGGTTTGTAGTCTCTTATGGCTTCGGTATTTTACTGGTTGATCAACTCAACGCGTTCCGCATTGGCGGGGTCAAGCTGGGCTTTTGGTTTGCTCAGCAAGGCGCCATCTATGTCTTTGTGGCACTGATTTTTGTCTATGTCTGGCAGATGAACAAGCTAGACGAAAAATTTGGCGTTCACGAGGAGTAA